Genomic segment of Triticum aestivum cultivar Chinese Spring chromosome 6A, IWGSC CS RefSeq v2.1, whole genome shotgun sequence:
TGTAGGATGATGAAAGGTTTGTCAACCTCTTAAGACTTGGAGAAATTTGGCCACGCACTCAGGCTTACGTGGCTATGGATGCGTTGTGTTAGTCATTAGGCAAGCCCTAGCGTGGCTCTGCTTTCCTATTCTATGGACCTCGCAATATTTGCATCAGCCACTATGGTGGCAATTGGGGATCGATGCACCGCGCGCTTCTGAAGGGATGCATGGCTATGTTTGACATGGTACCTACTAGAAGTAAGGGGTGCCTTGCCCTGCCCATTTTATCTGTTCTTGTTGTGGAGTTATTTCTTTCTGTTATGCTTGCTATACACATCAAAAAGTAtttctatcataaaaataccaaccaCCGCAATACCAACAACTTCATCATCTAGGGAAAAATGGTGTTTTACCGTTTAAACCTAAATTATTCGTCATGAAACAACAGGGATAATGTCATGCATACGACGATCTATGGAACTGGCAAAGGTCCCTTTGCGGTTTGACTGTGGGGATCGACGAGCACAAAGAGCAGAATCAGCAATCCACACAAGCGATTTACTTAGGTTTCGGCCACCGTGAAGTctaaaaccctactactgctttgGTGTATTGGAAGTGTTTGAGATCAATTTACAAAGGAGCGCAACTTGCCGGGAAGGATGCATGGGAAGTGTAGCTATGCGGGTAAATGAGCAAAGTGTCGACCTTTGTAAAGGTAGccatgagcctccttttatagtttaaggggtcaccacaatggcaattTGGTGATTACATGATGTGAATAGTGGCTACAGggctatcatacctaaccctgccGGATTAGGACAAAAGCATTAAATGCGCCATGAGGTGCCATGCTGGTGGTGATCTCCGGCAAGAGGGGTCTCTCCTTCTGTGTCGTTTGTTCAGCTACCTCATATTATCATGCCTCTGGGACGGGTGTCATTAAAGTTGATTCTTCGGCGGTGAGCTGACACGTGCCCAGATAGAGCTCACCAAACAGCATGCCCACTCGACGCCTATTTGATAAGTGACGGGCTGGTCGCTGAGGTGGAGTGGTGGACAAGTAGTGGGAGCTTGCACAAGTCAGGGGTACTAAAgcacccctactttagtacaccgatagATAATGAATCAACTTGAACACAAATCCCTCAAAAATGCATATCATGGAGGGGAGATGCCTTGTTCGTTTTAAAGCCATTGTTCTTTCAGAGGCCAAGAGGTATTCCTCTTTCCAAAATAAATACCATCCTTAATCAGCCCCGCGTAAGAACAAACGTTCAAGTGTGGGGACCGTGTCCGTGGGATCCCCTTTGTATGGTAGCTAGTAGTATCATCTATCGTCGTTAATACATGAGGAAAGGACGACAAGGAGGCTGTCCGGAGGCAGAGGTGCCACATCATTATTCtttgccttttatcgatcaaatacTAGAAATATTATCAAACTAGCGCCTCCAAATAGTCACTTTTGTTGTCTTGATGGTTATTTTGGTTAAAATACATGTGTTTCCCGAGGATCgttacttttacttgtccttttggttgTACACAATCAAATGGACACTATTTTTTCTGCCATGGATGTCTTTTTTCTACTGATTGGGGTGCTCATTTTCACTTTCAGCTCTAAGTGGTTTACCTAGAATGGAAAGTGATCACACCCCTTTTTGTTGGATACTGGTGCTAGGAGGGTTAACTCCTAGAGAATGTTTGAGAAATGGTGGCTTAATCACCCTAATTTTATAACAAGGTCATAATGTTTGGAATGCCCACACATTTGGTACTTCAACCTTAAGATCTAGCAGAATAAAACTATACTTCTTAGGAAGAAAACCAAAGGTTGGAGTATCAATCTTGAGGCTGCCttgtagaagaagaaaaagagattTAACTATTGAATATGATAACCTTAAAGATTttttttctcagaagaaaaagttAGATGACCCTTAGGATGAATAGTATCAAAAGTGAATTGGATAGTATCTGGCATAATGAGGAGGCCGCCTTCATGCTTTGGCCAAACATAGGCACAGAAAAAACCACTTGCTTATGTtgaatgttgataatgatatttttTATATTCCATTAGAGATATGTTTTCCTATTCTAAAAAAAGGGATACTTCTATGCTTGATGTGGCTACTCCCTTCTACAGCGAAACTTTAGACGTGGTGGTCGGTGGCTCGCTACACCACGTTGCTTTCCACACGGCAGCTAGGCAGGCGATGCAGCCTCGCTGCTCGCCACGTACACCCTCACTCGAAACACCCGATCCGGAGGCATTAAAAACTCGTGTCGGACAGACGCTGATCTCCACATTTCCTCACTCCAGTGCTGGTGCAGTGAACTACTACCACGACCTCCAAAAAATACTTTCAGAATTGGCAAATGGCGCAGCTGAGAGCGTTCGCCGACGAGCAGCAGCAAGAAGCGCTGCACGGCCACGGCGGCGACAGCAACAGCAACAAGAAGGCGCGCGCGGGCCTGTGCGGCGTGCTCCGGGAGCGCAAGGTGGTGGAGCTGGCGCGCGCCAAGCGCCGGCTGGTGGAGGTCCCCTACACGGCGACGCTGGCCAACGCGGCCAACGCGCTCCTCGCCGGCCGCGTCTCCGCCGCCACCGTGGCCGCGCCGCCGGGCCACTGGATCGGGGCCGGCGGCTCCTTGATCGTCGAGTCCGACCCCGCCACCGGCGCCGCCCGCAAGCACTACATCGGCATGGTCAACATGCTCGACATCCTCACCCACATCGCTGAGACCGGCCACGACGACGACGCCGACGCCACCGCCGTCGAGGATGGCGGTGGCTCGCCGCCGGTCGACCTCGACCGCCGCATGTCCGTGCCGGTGTCCTCCGTCATCGGCCACTCCTTGGAGGGCCTCACCCTGTGGACGCTCCACCCAAACACGAGGTACTTACTGAGTACCGCTTTAATTCCTCGCGAAATTCAGATCATACAACTGAACCGGCACACATTGCTGACTTGTTGTGATTAACTGCGATTCAAGCTTGCTGGACTGCATGGAGACGTTCAGCAAGGGCGTGCACCGCGCGCTGGTGCCGCTGGAGAGCTCGGCGGACAACGTGGTGGCGGTGGAGCTGGTGGAGTCGGCGCCGGTGTACAGGATGCTCACCCAGATGGACGTGGTGAGGTTCCTGCGCGCGCACGGCGCGGAGCTCGGCGGCGTCCTGTCGCGCACCGTCCGTGAGCTCGGCGCGGCGAGCGAGGCCGTGCTCGCGGTGGCGAGCCGCACCAAGGTCATCGAGGCCATTAGGACGATGCGGGCGGCGTCGCTCACGGCCGTGCCCGtcgtcgacgcccccgtcgacgcctACATCCTGCAGGACGTAAGACGCCGCCGCTCCTTCCTCCTGCATGTCGCTCCGTTCGTTCTGTTCGTGTTCATCAACCTGACACGGCTTCTCTGTTTGTCTGGCAGGGGAGAGGGAAGAAGGTGGTGGAGACGTTCTCGGCGACGGACCTGCGCGACTGCCCGGTGGCGCAGCTGCGGTCGTGGCTGGGGGCCAGCGTGGCGGAGTTCAAGGACAAGGTGGCCGAGTACCGGCGCGAAGGCAGCAGGCCCCTCGACGCGGCGGCCGGCGTCCAATCCCCAGACGAAGGCGACACCAACACCGCCGTGGACGCCGGCACCGGCAACGAAGAAGAGAAGCCGCCGCGGCCGCGGGAGATGGTGACGTGCTCCTTCGAGAGCACGCTCGGGGAGGTGATCGAGAAGGCGGCGGCGAGCCACGTGCACCGGCTGTGGGTGGTCGAcgacgagggggaggaggaggggatgcTGCGCGGGGTGGTGTCGCTGACCGACGTGCTCCGGGTGGTCAGGGAGGCCGCCATCGGCGAGGACATGGAGCTCCACGGCATCGTGTCGTCCTAGAGGAACATTTAGCGGTGTGCTTCCGACGGTGGGCGGGCGTGTTACGTTTTGTGTCCCACACTGCCCATGCCGCGCGTCTTTTGCTAGAACTGTCGTGTAGTGTAACGTGTCTCGGTTTTAGATTGTTTCAGCCAGACTTTGCCACTAGCATAACTTTTTGGTGCTTTCCTCTTTGTGTTTTTAAAAGCCTTTCAACTGGATGTAACCTTAATTTCTCAATTAACCAATCAAATTTTCGGCAAGAAGGATTCGAATCGTTTATCTGGATACCTCTTCTTTTGGTGGAATGCTAAAAAAAAAATTGCATGGCAATGCGTGTTTCATTTACAAAAACGCCACACCATCTGGATACCGTTCATTTCAAACCCGACGCGACACGTTCCAGCGAGCCGTTTCATTTTTTCTGTCGCTGATGTGTGAGCCATCGCTCCACGTCCGCCTCGCTCGAACCGTCTCCCTCACCAAAAATGCTAGACCTACGTAACTTGATACGTAAAGCTACGTTCCTTCCTTCCTTCTCAACTAAACATCCGCCCCTGAGTTTCATGGGTGGGCCTGGGCCAATTTACCCTTCCAAccaaaacccctccctcctcccctgggtGGGCCTGGGCCAATTTACTCTTCCAAccaaaacccctccctcctcccctgagcaatgctacacctacgtatcGCTCCACGTTCGCCTCGCTCGAACCGTCTTCCCCACCTCCCCCNNNNNNNNNNNNNNNNNNNNNNNNNNNNNNNNNNNNNNNNNNNNNNNNNNNNNNNNNNNNNNNNNNNNNNNNNNNNNNNNNNNNNNNNNNNNNNNNNNNNNNNNNNNNNNNNNNNNNNNNNNNNNNNNNNNNNNNNNNNNNNNNNNNNNNNNNNNNNNNNNNNNNNNNNNNNNNNNNNNNNNNNNNNNNNNNNNNNNNNNNNNNNNNNNNNNNNNNNNNNNNNNNNNNNNNNNNNNNNNNNNNNNNNNNNNNNNNNNNNNNNNNNNNNNNNNNNNNNNNNNNNNNNNNNNNNNNNNNNNNNNNNNNNNNNNNNNNNNNNNNNNNNNNNNNNNNNNNNNNNNNNNNNNNNNNNNNNNNNNNNNNNNNNNNNNNNNNNNNNNNNNNNNNNNNNNNNNNNNNNNNNNNNNNNNNNNNNNNNNNNNNNNNNNNNNNNNNNNNNNNNNNNNNNNNNNNNNNNNNNNNNNNNNNNNNNNNNNNNNNNNNNNNNNNNNNNNNNNNNNNNNNNNNNNNNNNNNNNNNNNNNNNNNNNNNNNNNNNNNNNNNNNNNNNNNNNNNNNNNNNNNNNNNNNNNNNNNNNNNNNNNNNNNNNNNNNNNNNNNNNNNNNNNNNNNNNNNNNNNNNNNNNNNNNNNNNNNNNNNNNNNNNNNNNNNNNNNNNNNNNNNNNNNNNNNNNNNNNNNNNNNNNNNNNNNNNNNNNNNNNNNNNNNNNNNNNNNNNNNNNNNNNNNNNNNNNNNNNNNNNNNNNNNNNNNNNNNNNNNNNNNNNNNNNNNNNNNNNNNNNNNNNNNNNNNNNNNNNNNNNNNNNNNNNNNNNNNNNNNNNNNNNNNNNNNNNNNNNNNNNNNNNNNNNNNNNNNNNNNNNNNNNNNNNNNNNNNNNNNNNNNNNNNNNNNNNNNNNNNNNNNNNNNNNNNNNNNNNNNNNNNNNNNNNNNNNNNNNNNNNNNNNNNNNNNNNNNNNNNNNNNNNNNNNNNNNNNNNNNNNNNNNNNNNNNNNNNNNNNNNNNNNNNNNNNNNNNNNNNNNNNNNNNNNNNNNNNNNNNNNNNNNNNNNNNNNNNNNNNNNNNNNNNNNNNNNNNNNNNNNNNNNNNNNNNNNNNNNNNNNNNNNNNNNNNNNNNNNNNNNNNNNNNNNNNNNNNNNNNNNNNNNNNNNNNNNNNNNNNNNNNNNNNNNNNNNNNNNNNNNNNNNNNNNNNNNNNNNNNNNNNNNNNNNNNNNNNNNNNNNNNNNNNNNNNNNNNNNNNNNNNNNNNNNNNNNNNNNNNNNNNNNNNNNNNNNNNNNNNNNNNNNNNNNNNNNNNNNNNNNNNNNNNNNNNNNNNNNNNNNNNNNNNNNNNNNNNNNNNNNNNNNNNNNNNNNNNNNNNNNNNNNNNNNNNNNNNNNNNNNNNNNNNNNNNNNNNNNNNNNNNNNNNNNNNNNNNNNNNNNNNNNNNNNNNNNNNNNNNNNNNNNNNNNNNNNNNNNNNNNNNNNNNNNNNNNNNNNNNNNNNNNNNNNNNNNNNNNNNNNNNNNNNNNNNNNNNNNNNNNNNNNNNNNNNNNNNNNNNNNNNNNNNNNNNNNNNNNNNNNNNNNNNNNNNNNNNNNNNNNNNNNNNNNNNNNNNNNNNNNNNNNNNNNNNNNNNNNNNNNNNNNNNNNNNNNNNNNNNNNNNNNNNNNNNNNNNNNNNNNNNNNNNNNNNNNNNNNNNNNNNNNNNNNTTTTTGGACGCCGTTAGTGGCGGGATGCTCGTTGGGTTGGTCGCAGGTTAGAACAGACCCCTTCCCCCATGCGCGACTTAACTTTCCCCTCTCCACCACTGCCTCAATTCATTTGTAACCGTGCTTCCGCTCCGCCCGCGCTCTCTCTCCATCGACAGCGAGCGGCGGCGCCTTCTCCGACCGATTCTCGGCGCTAGTGTTCTGCTTCACCGGTGGGTCTCGACTCAATCCGCCTCAATAGTTTGTGCTTTGTTTCTCGACGCCGTTAGTGGCGGGATGTTCGTTGGGTTGGTCACAGGTTAGAACAGATGAGGAATCCGCCTAATACGTTCAATTCGCGATGCAGTTGCTATTTGTTAGCTCCTGTTTCGCATGCACATCGTTTTACTACGTAATTTGCCATTTTTGATTTCGTGGGTAGTTGTCGTTATTTTTGAACTGATCCCCTCTGCTACACGTTTCGATTCTGATTTCTAGGGTTTTCTTTAGATGCAAAACCACTATGTATCCATTCATGATTCACCGCCGTTATCCTATGATGATTTCTGCCGTTATTTTGGTTGCCGGTAGGGTTTGGTGCGGGGATTTTACAACGAGTCTCCTCACTCTGTATCTATGTTGGGCTCCGTTTTATCATGCTCTGTTCATGCTCTTATGGTTGCAGTGAAGGCATTGAATTACCACCTGTATAATTAGGTTGCTGGTGAGAATCTCATATTGTTTGTGTGTTTTATATGCAGCTCATCTCGTTTTGTGTTTAGGCTGTCATGATGGATTGTTTGTTCTAGCACTACCAGTGGTGTCTTGTTTCATGATGTATTTTGTTCAACTTTTGTGTTTCTAACTGATGGATGTGCCATTATTTAACTTACCTGAACTTGACTTGTGAATATTACCATCAGTGATGTTAATAATTTATCAGGAGTCCACCATAAAATTTATCATGTCGCTGAATTTTTAATACTTAGTGCTGTGATGTCCAATATATGTGTTTGTGTGTAAGTTGTTGCCATCCCTAATTTGCATAAGTTATCTTGCCCGATACATACATTTTATCAGTGTTTCATAAGCAAAAAAAATCAGGTATTCAATATCTAGTAGAAGGATAGATGTCGTTATTTAGTTTTCATCCTTCTCTATTGTGGATGAGTTATCTTGTTGTATGTTCACAAGTTACCAATGTATCATAAGAATATGTGTGTGACTATTAATTCAGCAGCTATGCATCCTTTATGCTCACTTTTTTCCTCTTTGTTATTCTTGTGTGTCAGGTCACAATGCCAAGGAAGCGCAAATTAGATGATGACTTTGAGGAGGTGAATCCCTTAAAGAAGCATAAGCCTCCCGCAGATCGGAACATGTCTTCTCCTAGTGCTCTTGTGACTGCCTGTAAGGACATGTCAGATGAGAGAATGTCCGCGATTGATGACATGGATTTCACTAGTCTGCGGAATATCAAGTGTGATAATCTGTTCAATCGgctttctcaatggcttgctggtcTATATGACCCTGGTTCCCGTGAGGTCGTTGTACCTGGTCGCAGAAGATTATCGGCCAATGAAAATTCTGTGCATCATATAATGGGTGTGCCCCGAGGTGATATTGCGATGGATTTCAAGGTTCCTACAGATGCACAACTTGAGCTTGCGGGAGATCTTTTTGGTGATCTTGGACTTGCTCATAAAACTGTGGATGTATTAAATCTTATCTTGAGCACTAACCGGCATGATGACAATTTCAAGCACTTGTGGCTTGTGCTTGCTGCCAGCACTGTTATGGCGCCGACGACTTCTAACAAGATCAACACCAAATGATATCCTATGTTGGTAAGCACATCTGGCTATCTTTCTAGTTCACACTTTTTATCTCTTTTTTTACCTAGTAACATTTTTGCTTTTTAGTCTGATGATTATGCACATATGCACTTGATAACTTTCCCTGATTTGGAGTGTGGTAATTTATGTCCCTTTGATTTTTTTATGATCTGAAGTGTGGTAATTATGTAGTAATGCACCTGATAACTTTTTTTGAAAGTGTCGTTATTATATGGTAATGCACCTGATAACTTTTTTTGAAAGtgtggtaattatatggtaatgcACCTGATAACTTTTTATGAAAGTGTGCTAATTATATAGTAGTGCACCTGATAACTTATTTATGCCTTGCAATATGGTATTTTGGCTTTCTTCTCAATAATGTGGTAATTTTGTACTTATGTACTTGGTGATACAACGCTTTAACAGTGTTGCAAGTGTCTACTTATGTCCCCTGCTAACTTGTGTGCATACATTCCTCTATTGTTTCatgcattttcttttttttcatagAAAAATATTGGCAATGTAAAAAACCTCAACTGGTGCAAATTTATTGCGGATCAGCTTCACAAAGCCCTTTCAAAAGGAAAGCCTATCACGGGCTGCCTCCTATTCTACAATGTTAGTCCTattgtggttctaagtctgacagtaaagtAGGGGGGGtaagaatgtagaggcaagatcctaactaCGATGAGATTGTGCACGCAGGatatacgagttcaggcccttcgcggaggaagtaacaaccctacgtcttggtgcccggaggctttGGTCGATTGGAATATGCgtggagttacagggggtgcgaacccttatcccagaggaggggggtggcttatatagagtgcgccggacCCCTCCAGTCCTCaattacacagggtttaaggtacataaagatggaagTTACTTATAACATCAGCAATAAAGATACATGAATGACTATTAAGTCTATAAGGTAACGCcggacctgaaggaaatatgccctagaggcaataataaagttattatttatttccttgtatcatgataaatgtttattattcatgctagaattgtattaaccggaaacataatacatgtgtgaatacatagacaaacagagtgtcactagtatgcctctacttgactagctcgttgatcaaagatggttatgtttcctaaccatagacatgagttgttatttggttaaacgggatcacatcattaggagaatgatgtgattgacttgacccattccattagcttagcacttgatcgtttagttgttgctattgctttcttcataacttatatatgttcctatgactatgagattatgcaactcccgtttaccggaggaacactttgtgtgctaccaaacgtcacaacgtaactgggtgattataaaggtgctctacaggtgtctccgaaggtatttgttgggttggcgtatttcgagattaggatttgttactccgattgtcggagaggtatctctgggccctctcggtaatgcacatcactcaagtcttgcaagcattgcaactaataagttagttgcggaatgatgtattacggaacgagtaaatagacttgcgggtaacgagattgaactaggtattgagataccgacgatcaaatctcggggaagtaacataccgatgacaaagggaacaacgtatattgttatgcggtctgaccgataaagatcttcgtagaatatgtaggagccaatatgagcatccaggttccgctattggttattgaccggagatgtgtctcggtcatgtctacatagttcttgaactcgtagggtccgtacgcttaaagttcggtgacgatcgtaattagggtctttgtgttttgatgaaccgaaggttgttcggtatcccggatgtgatcacagacatgatgaggagtctcgaaatggtcgagacataaagattgatatattagaagcctatatttggatatcggaaacgttccggatgaaatcgggattttaccggagtaccggggggttatcggaaccccccgggggttattggtcctacatgggccctaagggagaagaggagggcctgccagggcaggccacgcgccccctcccccctagtccgaataagacaaggaaggaggggggggggcgacgcccccctttcctctttctcccttcccccttccttttccaacaaggcaagaggggggagtcctactcccggtgggagtaggactcctccaggcgcaccccttgggccggccgcacctccccctctccctcctttatatacgggggcaagggggcaccccatgacacacaagttgatcttcgtgatcattccttagccgtgtgtggtgcccccttccaccatattccacctcgatcatatcgtagcggtgcttaggcgaagccctgcgtcggtagaacatcatcaccgtcatcacgccatcgtgatgatgaaactctccctcaacactttgctggatcaaagctcaagggacgtcaccgagttgaacgtgtgcagaactcggaggtgttgtacattcggtacttggatcggtcggatcgagaagatgtacgactacttcctctacgttgtgtcaacgcttccgttgccggtctacgagggtacgtagacaacactctcccctctcgttgctatgtatcaccatgatcttgcgtgtgcctaggattttttttgaaattactacgttccccaacagtggcatccgagcctaggttttatgcgttgatgttatgcacgagtagaacacaagtgagt
This window contains:
- the LOC123130406 gene encoding SNF1-related protein kinase regulatory subunit gamma-like PV42a, with protein sequence MAQLRAFADEQQQEALHGHGGDSNSNKKARAGLCGVLRERKVVELARAKRRLVEVPYTATLANAANALLAGRVSAATVAAPPGHWIGAGGSLIVESDPATGAARKHYIGMVNMLDILTHIAETGHDDDADATAVEDGGGSPPVDLDRRMSVPVSSVIGHSLEGLTLWTLHPNTSLLDCMETFSKGVHRALVPLESSADNVVAVELVESAPVYRMLTQMDVVRFLRAHGAELGGVLSRTVRELGAASEAVLAVASRTKVIEAIRTMRAASLTAVPVVDAPVDAYILQDGRGKKVVETFSATDLRDCPVAQLRSWLGASVAEFKDKVAEYRREGSRPLDAAAGVQSPDEGDTNTAVDAGTGNEEEKPPRPREMVTCSFESTLGEVIEKAAASHVHRLWVVDDEGEEEGMLRGVVSLTDVLRVVREAAIGEDMELHGIVSS